A section of the Dehalobacter sp. DCM genome encodes:
- a CDS encoding reductive dehalogenase: MRNFSYIRNMGYSARAHHCGNYQMILAPALVAAGLGEMSRTGESIVHPRLGFRFKAAAVTTDMPLEPDGPISFGAREFCVTCKKCATLCPSGAISQDDHPSKFNNYEKWPTDIKKCTSFRICNTKGAMCGVCMKSCPWNNKEDSWFHTVGIYAASKSKLAAKLLKNVDDFFGYGTEVIQENRWWLQWPELFKK, from the coding sequence GTGCGAAACTTCAGTTATATAAGAAACATGGGGTATTCGGCCCGGGCCCATCACTGCGGGAATTATCAAATGATTTTAGCACCGGCGCTCGTTGCCGCCGGGTTAGGCGAAATGTCGAGGACGGGTGAAAGTATTGTGCATCCGAGGCTCGGATTCCGATTTAAGGCGGCCGCCGTAACGACGGATATGCCTTTGGAACCAGATGGACCTATTTCTTTCGGAGCAAGGGAATTTTGCGTAACTTGCAAAAAATGCGCCACGCTATGTCCATCGGGTGCAATTAGTCAAGATGATCATCCGTCAAAGTTTAATAACTATGAAAAATGGCCCACAGATATTAAGAAATGCACATCTTTCCGTATTTGCAATACAAAAGGAGCCATGTGCGGAGTGTGTATGAAATCCTGTCCCTGGAACAATAAAGAGGATAGCTGGTTCCATACCGTGGGTATTTACGCTGCTTCCAAATCTAAGCTTGCTGCAAAATTATTGAAGAATGTCGATGATTTCTTCGGATATGGTACCGAAGTAATACAGGAGAACCGCTGGTGGCTTCAGTGGCCGGAACTATTTAAAAAGTAG
- a CDS encoding cation:proton antiporter encodes MAEGISYYPLLIIAVIALIIPLIVKKIKYISIPIVVGEIIAGIIIGKSGFDLIQGSEWLNLLYNLGFAFLMFMAGLEIDFEMIRSMARTKNVKWHQHPFLIALLLFATTFILSLFVSIGLKAIGLIPDIVIFTIILSSTSVGVVVPILKERDMLTTQYGQSVLLAALFSDLFTMLLLSSYITFKSADSMKDIALILLFIPIFIIIWKFGNVISKLPIIEQLAHKNSQIKIRASFALLILFIIIAQLLKTEVILGAFLVGVIISLVSDRKTSQVFHKLDAIAYGIFIPIFFIMVGVNFSFKDIVNNASSLFLLPILVLAVYAVTLSPVFFLKINYSWKRSIAATTLLSSRLSLIIATGAVALKLGIISSSLNGTIILVAIVTCTLSPPIFNWLTKD; translated from the coding sequence ATGGCCGAAGGAATATCTTATTATCCGCTCTTAATCATTGCAGTCATTGCTCTCATTATTCCACTCATCGTCAAAAAGATTAAATATATTTCTATCCCGATAGTCGTCGGGGAAATTATCGCAGGAATTATTATTGGGAAAAGCGGTTTTGACTTAATTCAAGGGAGCGAATGGCTAAACCTGCTCTATAATCTAGGATTTGCTTTTCTCATGTTTATGGCTGGGTTGGAAATTGATTTTGAGATGATCAGATCAATGGCAAGGACAAAGAATGTAAAATGGCACCAACACCCCTTTCTTATCGCCTTATTGCTATTTGCAACAACTTTTATTCTTTCGTTATTCGTATCAATTGGGCTTAAAGCCATTGGGTTAATACCCGATATCGTTATCTTCACAATTATTTTGTCCAGTACATCGGTCGGCGTTGTGGTTCCAATTCTAAAAGAACGTGATATGTTGACCACGCAATATGGGCAAAGCGTTTTACTGGCCGCGTTATTTTCGGATTTATTTACAATGTTGCTATTGTCGTCCTATATCACTTTCAAAAGCGCAGATTCCATGAAAGATATTGCTTTAATATTATTATTCATACCCATCTTTATCATTATCTGGAAATTTGGTAATGTTATTTCAAAATTACCGATTATTGAACAACTGGCCCATAAAAATTCTCAGATAAAAATTCGAGCATCATTTGCCCTTCTTATTTTATTTATCATCATTGCACAGCTTTTAAAGACTGAAGTTATTCTTGGCGCTTTCTTGGTGGGGGTTATTATTTCCTTAGTAAGTGATCGGAAAACAAGTCAGGTCTTTCATAAGCTGGACGCCATAGCCTATGGCATATTCATACCGATTTTCTTTATCATGGTTGGGGTTAATTTTAGCTTTAAGGATATTGTCAATAATGCAAGTTCGCTTTTCCTGTTGCCAATTTTAGTTCTTGCTGTTTACGCGGTTACCTTATCTCCGGTATTCTTCCTAAAAATCAATTATTCGTGGAAAAGATCAATTGCTGCAACGACTCTTCTATCATCAAGGCTGAGTTTAATCATTGCGACAGGTGCAGTGGCCCTAAAACTTGGAATTATTAGCAGTAGTTTAAACGGAACTATTATATTAGTAGCCATTGTAACTTGTACCTTGTCTCCGCCTATTTTCAATTGGTTGACGAAAGACTAA